In Salmo salar chromosome ssa03, Ssal_v3.1, whole genome shotgun sequence, a single genomic region encodes these proteins:
- the LOC123741787 gene encoding zinc finger protein 2 homolog, whose protein sequence is SGIKIHQRIHTGETSYSCGQCGKSFVQSGQLTLHQRTHTGEKSYICDQCGKSFSKSGSLTLHQRTHTGEKPYSCGQCGKSFAAPSTLTRHQRTHTGEKPYSCDQCGKRFGRSGDLTVHQRTHTGEKPYSCDQCGKSFSKSGSLTLHQRTHTGEKSYSCGQCGKRFTQSTSLISHQRTHTGEKPYSCDQCGKGFSMSGSLTLHQRTHTGEKPYSCGQCGKSFAASSTLTLHQRIHTGEKPYSCDQCGKSYGRSGELTVHQRIHTGEKPYSCDQCGKSFSKSELTVHQRIHTGEKPYSCDQCGKSFSKSGSLTLHQRTHTGEKPFSCDQCGKSFGRSGELTVHQRIHTGEKPYSCDQCGK, encoded by the exons tcaggcattaaaattcatcagagaatccacacaggagagacatcttatagctgtggtcaatgtgggaagagttttgttcaatctggccagctgacattacaccagagaacacacacaggagagaaatcttatatctgtgatcaatgtgggaagagttttagtaagtctggctctctgactttacaccagagaacacacacaggagagaaaccatatagctgtggtcaatgtgggaaaagttttgCTGCACCTAGCACTCtcactcgacaccagagaacgcacacaggagagaaaccttatagctgtgatcagtgtgggaagcgttttggtcgatctggagatctgacagtgcaccagagaacacacacaggagagaaaccttatagctgtgatcaatgtgggaagagttttagtaagtctggctctctgactttacaccagagaacccacacaggagagaaatcttatagctgtggtcaatgtgggaagaggtttactcagtcaaccagcctgatatcacaccagagaacacacacaggagagaaaccttatagctgtgatcaatgtgggaagggttttagtatgtctggctctctgactttacaccagagaacacacacaggagagaaaccttatagctgtggtcaatgtgggaagagttttgctgcatctagcacgctgactctacaccagagaatacacacaggagagaaaccttatagctgtgatcagtgtgggaagagttatggtcgatctggagagctgacagtgcaccagagaatacacacaggagagaaaccttatagctgtgatcaatgtgggaagagttttagtaagtctg agctgacagtgcaccagagaatacacacaggagagaaaccttatagctgtgatcaatgtgggaagagttttagtaagtctggctctctgactttacaccagagaacacacacaggagagaaaccttttagctgtgatcagtgtgggaagagttttggtcgatctggagagctgacagtgcaccagagaatacacacaggagagaaaccttatagctgtgatcaatgtgggaag